One Actinomyces respiraculi DNA window includes the following coding sequences:
- a CDS encoding sulfite exporter TauE/SafE family protein gives MTIVTALLIGACVGVVVGALGAGGGILSVPILVYLLGQSPHAAASESLVIVMVTALVSLPSRARRQQVRWREGIVVGLLSTVGAVGGSWLNALVEGQALMIAFSVLLVVVAAVMAWRTRRTYHPAPDGAGGTTTAAGAPRRSWWLVAVAATVTGLLTGFFGVGGGFAVVPMLTLVLGLDIRRASGTSLVVMVIAALAALAQRMTGMVEIDWALTLAFTAASAAGGAAGGPLSQRARASTLSYLFVALLLAVAVLTAVRALR, from the coding sequence ATGACCATCGTAACCGCCCTGCTTATCGGGGCATGTGTCGGTGTGGTGGTGGGGGCACTGGGGGCAGGCGGAGGGATCCTGTCGGTCCCGATCCTGGTCTACCTGCTGGGGCAGTCACCGCACGCTGCGGCCAGCGAATCGCTTGTCATCGTCATGGTGACCGCCCTGGTCTCGCTGCCCTCGCGTGCACGGCGGCAGCAGGTCAGATGGCGCGAAGGCATCGTCGTCGGTCTGTTGTCGACCGTCGGTGCTGTCGGGGGCTCCTGGCTCAACGCCCTGGTCGAGGGCCAGGCCCTGATGATCGCCTTCTCGGTCCTGCTCGTCGTCGTCGCCGCGGTCATGGCGTGGCGGACGCGGCGGACCTACCACCCGGCCCCGGACGGAGCAGGGGGGACGACGACGGCGGCCGGCGCCCCACGGCGCTCCTGGTGGCTGGTGGCGGTGGCGGCCACCGTGACCGGGCTGTTGACCGGCTTCTTCGGCGTGGGTGGGGGATTCGCCGTCGTCCCGATGCTGACCCTGGTTCTCGGCCTCGACATCCGCCGTGCCTCGGGAACCTCCCTGGTGGTCATGGTGATCGCGGCGCTGGCGGCGCTGGCCCAGCGGATGACGGGGATGGTGGAGATCGACTGGGCCCTAACGCTGGCCTTCACCGCGGCCTCGGCAGCGGGTGGAGCGGCGGGCGGACCGCTGTCGCAACGGGCACGCGCCTCGACCCTGAGCTATCTTTTCGTCGCGCTGCTCCTGGCCGTGGCGGTGCTCACCGCCGTCCGGGCGCTGCGGTGA